The proteins below come from a single Agromyces flavus genomic window:
- a CDS encoding DnaJ domain-containing protein, with product MPDSPLSQSPYEVLGVPSDADAAALRRAYRRALRHAHPDTGGDAVRFHAVQAAWELVGTPEARAAFDRGVRTVAPSDAPHAPWAPAAPKPRRDSRPLARSYGHPGGWTRERYLALIREWAGRGVTLDDPYDPALVRSAPRDIRHVLADALAEEDTARALATLGIAYTVWHDLATDAAGPGMPPKLDHLVLGPTGLIAIQSEDWGGPVAFKRGELIGEALAGERPIRALAARAKAVTRPARVKPTALVIVVPDEDAAAPLEIGGTNRGAVVALVRRSRLASAIRDGLPGAPHLGGADSMEVRARLQATLRFA from the coding sequence ATGCCCGACAGCCCACTCTCCCAGTCGCCCTACGAGGTCCTGGGCGTTCCGTCCGACGCGGATGCCGCGGCCCTCCGCCGCGCGTACCGGCGCGCGCTGCGTCACGCCCACCCCGACACGGGCGGCGACGCGGTGCGGTTCCACGCCGTGCAGGCGGCGTGGGAGCTCGTCGGCACACCCGAGGCGCGGGCCGCCTTCGACCGGGGGGTTCGCACGGTGGCTCCGTCGGACGCCCCGCACGCCCCATGGGCGCCCGCCGCGCCGAAGCCTCGCCGCGACTCGCGGCCGCTCGCGCGATCCTACGGCCACCCCGGGGGATGGACGCGCGAACGCTACCTCGCGCTCATCCGCGAATGGGCGGGGCGCGGAGTCACCCTCGACGACCCGTACGACCCGGCGCTCGTGCGGAGCGCGCCGCGCGACATCCGCCATGTGCTCGCCGACGCGCTCGCCGAGGAGGACACGGCCCGCGCGCTCGCCACGCTGGGCATCGCGTACACGGTGTGGCACGATCTCGCGACGGACGCCGCGGGGCCGGGCATGCCGCCCAAGCTCGACCATCTCGTGCTGGGGCCGACCGGCCTGATCGCCATCCAGTCCGAGGACTGGGGCGGCCCGGTCGCGTTCAAGCGCGGCGAGCTGATCGGCGAGGCGCTCGCCGGTGAGCGGCCGATCCGTGCGCTCGCGGCGCGCGCGAAGGCCGTGACGCGGCCCGCGAGGGTCAAGCCGACGGCGCTCGTGATCGTGGTGCCCGACGAGGACGCCGCCGCGCCGCTGGAGATCGGCGGCACGAACCGGGGCGCGGTCGTCGCGCTGGTGCGCCGGTCGAGGCTGGCGAGCGCGATCCGCGACGGGCTCCCCGGCGCGCCGCACCTCGGCGGGGCCGACTCGATGGAGGTGCGGGCCCGCCTCCAGGCGACCCTGCGCTTCGCCTGA
- a CDS encoding DUF7059 domain-containing protein: MTDDRLVDALAADLGAARFTVAAIERLWERSAEAESTHPGAALRRGHRVPAMRALERVDAADRPLAALVRCFVLGAPVASVDLEAALPSLGIEGAAGLGLIEPIGDAGGAVRPRVDLRPYAFADAAGEGEWWLASDLGELATGGPLPEGHVLGVGGASTTLSGLLMQSHAGTTLDLGTGCGIQAMHAARFSNRVIATDISGRALDFARFNARLNRMDRIEFRLGSLYDPVAAERVDRIVSNPPFVITPRRAGVPAYEYRDGGMVGDGIVEAVVRGAAEHLTPGGTAQLLGNWEYRRAGGTSESGELEDGLERAAGWAAASGLEYWIVERERQDPSEYAETWIRDGGTRPGTPEFEALHAAWLDDFAERGVESVGFGYVLLRRPVDDTGPRLARAERQHGPLGETPGRLGAHLAECLEAVDRVAPLDDAGMRALRVAVAGDVTEERHHWPGDERPTVILLRQGGGFGRVVDAGTGLAALVGAADGELPLGVLSDAIAQLLEVEPADLWDEFAAAVRELVAGGLLRPVVR, from the coding sequence GTGACCGACGATCGCCTCGTCGACGCGCTCGCGGCCGACCTCGGCGCTGCCCGGTTCACGGTCGCGGCGATCGAGCGCCTCTGGGAGCGGTCGGCAGAGGCGGAGTCGACGCATCCCGGTGCCGCATTGCGACGCGGGCACCGGGTCCCGGCGATGCGCGCGCTCGAACGAGTGGATGCCGCGGACCGGCCGCTGGCCGCGCTCGTGCGCTGCTTCGTGCTCGGCGCGCCCGTGGCATCCGTCGACCTCGAGGCGGCGCTGCCGTCGCTCGGGATCGAGGGGGCGGCAGGCCTCGGCCTCATCGAGCCGATCGGCGACGCCGGCGGGGCGGTCCGGCCCCGCGTCGACCTCAGGCCGTACGCCTTCGCGGACGCGGCCGGCGAGGGGGAGTGGTGGCTCGCGTCCGACCTCGGCGAGCTGGCAACCGGCGGCCCGCTGCCCGAGGGGCACGTCCTCGGCGTAGGCGGCGCCTCGACGACGCTGAGCGGCCTGCTCATGCAATCGCACGCGGGCACCACGCTCGATCTCGGCACGGGCTGCGGCATCCAGGCGATGCACGCGGCGAGGTTCAGCAACCGCGTGATCGCGACCGACATCTCCGGGCGGGCGCTCGACTTCGCGCGGTTCAACGCGAGGCTCAACCGGATGGATCGGATCGAGTTCCGGCTCGGCAGCCTGTACGACCCGGTGGCCGCCGAGCGCGTCGACCGGATCGTCTCGAACCCGCCGTTCGTCATCACGCCGCGCCGCGCGGGCGTGCCCGCGTACGAGTACCGCGACGGCGGAATGGTCGGCGACGGCATCGTCGAGGCCGTGGTCCGCGGCGCGGCCGAGCACCTCACCCCGGGTGGCACCGCGCAGTTGCTGGGCAACTGGGAGTACCGGCGGGCCGGCGGCACGAGCGAGTCCGGCGAGCTCGAGGACGGCCTGGAACGCGCGGCCGGGTGGGCCGCGGCATCCGGCCTGGAGTACTGGATCGTCGAACGCGAGCGCCAGGACCCGAGCGAGTACGCCGAGACATGGATCCGCGACGGCGGCACGCGACCGGGCACCCCGGAGTTCGAGGCGCTGCACGCCGCCTGGCTCGACGACTTCGCGGAGCGCGGCGTCGAGTCGGTGGGCTTCGGCTACGTGCTGCTCCGACGTCCGGTGGACGACACCGGGCCGCGGCTCGCGCGCGCCGAACGGCAGCACGGCCCACTCGGCGAGACGCCCGGCCGCCTCGGCGCGCACCTGGCCGAATGCCTCGAGGCCGTCGACCGGGTCGCTCCCCTCGACGACGCCGGAATGCGCGCGCTGCGCGTGGCAGTGGCCGGCGACGTCACCGAGGAGCGCCATCACTGGCCCGGCGATGAGCGGCCGACCGTCATCCTGCTCCGGCAGGGCGGCGGCTTCGGTCGGGTCGTGGACGCGGGCACGGGACTCGCGGCCCTGGTCGGCGCCGCCGACGGAGAACTGCCGCTCGGCGTGCTCTCGGATGCGATCGCGCAACTGCTCGAGGTCGAGCCGGCCGACCTCTGGGACGAGTTCGCTGCAGCCGTGCGCGAACTCGTCGCGGGCGGCCTGCTGCGCCCGGTCGTCCGATAG
- a CDS encoding M18 family aminopeptidase, translating to MGIPAVDAYIEDFTAFVTASPSSYHAAEEVARRLEAAGFDRLDEAEAWPSGAGRRVVVRDGAVIAWVQPESAGPVTPFRILGAHTDSPSFKLKPNPSSAAAGLSQANVEVYGGPLLNSWLDRELRLAGRLVTADGTTHLVATGPLLRIPQLAIHLDRGVNADGLTLDKQRHVQPIWGVEAGIEPADVVGHLAGLAGVDPDEVVGHDVHVADAAAPARFGRGDVFLASGRMDNLTSVHAGLTALLEAPDDAGHISVLAAFDHEELGSESRSGASGPFLDDVLTRIGAGLGAGVEERRRAFAASWHVSSDAGHAVHPNYPERHDPVNRPVLGGGPLLKLNANQRYATDAAGSARWAAACRAAGVPTQPFVSNNAIPCGSTIGPLTATRLGIRTVDVGPPLLSMHSARELAHVDDLRALGAALAAFFAGA from the coding sequence ATGGGCATCCCTGCGGTCGACGCGTACATCGAGGACTTCACCGCATTCGTCACGGCATCGCCGTCGTCGTACCACGCGGCCGAGGAGGTGGCCCGGCGGCTCGAGGCGGCCGGATTCGACCGCCTCGACGAGGCCGAGGCGTGGCCCTCCGGCGCAGGGCGCCGGGTGGTCGTGCGCGACGGCGCCGTGATCGCGTGGGTGCAGCCCGAGTCGGCCGGTCCGGTCACGCCGTTCCGTATCCTCGGCGCGCACACCGACTCGCCGTCGTTCAAGCTCAAGCCGAACCCGTCGAGCGCCGCGGCCGGGCTCTCGCAGGCGAACGTCGAGGTGTACGGCGGCCCGCTGCTGAACTCCTGGCTCGATCGCGAGCTCCGGCTGGCCGGTCGGCTCGTCACGGCGGATGGCACGACGCACCTCGTGGCGACCGGTCCGCTCCTTCGCATCCCGCAGCTCGCGATCCACCTCGACCGGGGCGTCAACGCCGACGGGCTCACGCTTGACAAGCAGCGGCACGTGCAGCCGATCTGGGGCGTCGAGGCCGGGATCGAGCCGGCCGACGTCGTCGGCCACCTCGCCGGGCTGGCGGGCGTCGACCCCGACGAGGTCGTGGGGCATGACGTGCACGTCGCCGACGCCGCCGCACCGGCCCGCTTCGGACGCGGCGACGTCTTCCTCGCATCCGGCCGCATGGACAACCTGACGTCGGTGCACGCCGGACTCACCGCGCTCCTCGAGGCGCCCGACGATGCCGGCCACATCAGCGTGCTCGCCGCGTTCGACCACGAGGAGCTCGGCTCCGAGTCGCGCTCGGGAGCGAGCGGTCCATTCCTCGACGACGTCCTCACGCGGATCGGCGCCGGGCTCGGGGCCGGTGTCGAGGAGCGTCGTCGCGCGTTCGCCGCGTCGTGGCACGTCTCGAGCGATGCCGGCCACGCGGTGCACCCGAACTACCCCGAGCGGCACGACCCCGTGAACCGGCCCGTGCTCGGCGGCGGCCCGCTCCTCAAGCTCAACGCGAACCAGCGATATGCGACGGATGCCGCCGGCTCGGCGCGCTGGGCGGCGGCGTGCCGTGCGGCCGGCGTGCCGACCCAGCCGTTCGTCTCGAACAACGCGATCCCGTGCGGCTCGACCATCGGACCGCTCACGGCCACGCGCCTCGGCATCCGCACCGTCGACGTCGGCCCGCCGCTGCTGTCGATGCACTCGGCGCGCGAGCTCGCGCACGTCGACGACCTGCGCGCGCTCGGCGCGGCCCTTGCCGCGTTCTTCGCGGGCGCCTGA
- a CDS encoding aldo/keto reductase, protein MTQTSATSVPLIQLNDGHSIPQLGFGVFKVDPTETERVVTDALEVGYRHLDTARIYGNEEGVGRALAASGIARDELYVTTKLWNDDHGTGSALDAFDASLERLGLDYVDLYLIHWPVPSQDRYVEAWQALAQIRESGRARSIGVSNFMVPHLERIISETGVTPAVDQIELHPAHQQPAVVDFAARHGIAIESWGPLGQGKYPLLESPAVTDAAAAHGATPAQVVIRWHLQRGFIVFPKSNRRERMAENFDVFGFELTHDEVDAITALEGAYDGRLGPDPAHFG, encoded by the coding sequence ATGACGCAGACCTCAGCGACATCCGTTCCCCTGATCCAACTCAACGACGGCCACTCCATCCCCCAACTCGGCTTCGGGGTGTTCAAGGTCGATCCGACCGAGACCGAGCGCGTCGTCACCGATGCGCTCGAGGTCGGCTATCGGCACCTCGACACCGCGCGCATCTACGGCAACGAGGAGGGCGTGGGCCGAGCGCTCGCCGCCTCGGGCATCGCCCGCGACGAGCTGTACGTCACGACCAAGCTCTGGAACGACGACCACGGCACCGGATCGGCGCTCGACGCGTTCGATGCGAGTCTCGAGCGGCTCGGCCTCGACTACGTGGACCTCTACCTGATCCACTGGCCGGTGCCGTCCCAGGACCGGTACGTCGAGGCGTGGCAGGCGCTCGCGCAGATCCGCGAGTCGGGTCGCGCCCGGTCGATCGGCGTCTCGAACTTCATGGTGCCGCACCTCGAGCGCATCATCAGCGAGACCGGCGTGACGCCTGCCGTCGACCAGATCGAACTGCATCCCGCGCACCAGCAGCCGGCCGTCGTGGACTTCGCCGCGCGGCACGGCATCGCGATCGAGTCGTGGGGACCGCTCGGGCAGGGCAAGTACCCGCTGCTCGAGAGCCCGGCCGTGACGGATGCTGCGGCGGCCCACGGCGCGACGCCGGCGCAGGTCGTCATCCGCTGGCACCTCCAGCGCGGGTTCATCGTGTTCCCGAAGTCGAACCGGCGCGAGCGCATGGCCGAGAACTTCGACGTGTTCGGCTTCGAGCTCACGCACGACGAGGTCGACGCCATCACGGCGCTCGAGGGCGCCTACGACGGCCGGCTGGGGCCGGATCCCGCGCACTTCGGCTGA
- a CDS encoding DUF3054 domain-containing protein: MTRARPRSLGAIVGAAAADAILIAAFAVTGRGSHDERLDLLGVVGTAWPFLAGAAIGWVAIRAWRRPLAVWPTGVVVWACALVGGMLLRVLTGQGTATAFIIVAALTLALFLIGWRAAVAAALEFRTRRRTGAAAR; encoded by the coding sequence ATGACCCGTGCGCGCCCCCGCAGCCTCGGCGCGATCGTCGGTGCCGCCGCAGCCGACGCCATCCTGATCGCCGCGTTCGCCGTGACCGGACGCGGCAGCCACGACGAGCGGCTCGACCTCCTGGGCGTCGTCGGCACGGCGTGGCCGTTCCTGGCCGGGGCCGCGATCGGATGGGTCGCCATCCGCGCATGGCGGCGGCCGCTGGCGGTGTGGCCGACGGGCGTCGTCGTCTGGGCGTGCGCGCTGGTCGGAGGAATGCTGCTGCGCGTCCTGACCGGGCAGGGCACGGCGACGGCGTTCATCATCGTGGCGGCCCTCACGCTCGCGCTGTTCCTCATCGGATGGCGCGCTGCCGTCGCCGCCGCGCTCGAGTTCCGTACGCGCCGACGCACCGGGGCGGCCGCGCGGTGA
- a CDS encoding thioredoxin domain-containing protein: MGNRLADALSPYLRAHADNPVDWYPWGEEAFAEAARRDIPVLVSIGYATCHWCHVMARESFSDPEVAAILSEGYVAIKVDREEHPDVDASYLAAASAFTRELGWPLTVFTRPDGRAFYAGTYFPPRPVRGVPSFREVLAAVGEAWRDGRDDLDRTADAIGEAIAAASASRTEGELPTSSRLQDAVTELAAQEDPVHGGFGTAPKFPVAPVLAFLARSGTAGRELAARTFLAMAASPLRDPVEGGFFRYATRADWSEPHYERMLTDNALLLSVAADLASEPARSDAVVPVARGLIAFLTGRMRVPSGGFASAQDSESVIDGMRSEGGYYLRDAAGRADLEPPALDAKVLTGWNGLAIGALAHAGQVLADEAAQRTARGAADLLLEQHVRADGTLVRASLDGVASPARATLEDTGMFAGGLVQLATATGEVSYAVAARALIDAAASDDDGVPTGEGQSSPFRAPGGADPVLVARGLAMPEDPAEGATPAGATACADAAWRLYALGAGDRYRELAERAMRAVAGIAVERPIAFGGALELMARMAAPLVQLVTVVPDGERGGGGGADEDPLVHATRGHAASVSTVVTEGEARAFAAAGFELFEGRTARGARPAAYRCHEFVCALPVGTADELAALVTDA, translated from the coding sequence ATGGGCAACCGCCTCGCCGACGCGCTCAGTCCGTACCTGCGCGCACACGCCGACAACCCCGTGGACTGGTATCCGTGGGGCGAGGAGGCGTTCGCGGAGGCGGCACGTCGTGACATCCCCGTGCTCGTCTCGATCGGCTACGCCACGTGCCACTGGTGCCACGTCATGGCGCGCGAGAGTTTCAGCGATCCCGAGGTCGCCGCGATCCTCAGCGAGGGATACGTGGCGATCAAGGTCGACCGCGAGGAGCACCCCGACGTGGACGCCAGCTACCTCGCCGCCGCGTCCGCCTTCACTCGCGAGCTCGGCTGGCCGCTCACCGTGTTCACCCGGCCCGATGGGCGTGCGTTCTACGCGGGGACCTACTTCCCGCCGCGACCCGTGCGTGGCGTGCCGTCCTTCCGCGAGGTGCTCGCGGCGGTCGGCGAGGCCTGGCGTGACGGACGGGACGACCTCGACCGCACCGCCGACGCGATCGGCGAGGCCATCGCCGCAGCATCCGCATCGCGTACCGAAGGCGAACTTCCGACCTCGTCCCGGCTGCAGGATGCCGTAACCGAGCTCGCCGCCCAGGAGGACCCGGTGCACGGCGGCTTCGGCACCGCGCCGAAGTTCCCCGTCGCGCCGGTCCTCGCCTTCCTCGCGCGATCCGGAACGGCCGGCCGCGAACTCGCCGCGCGCACGTTCCTCGCCATGGCCGCGTCACCGCTCCGCGACCCCGTCGAGGGTGGCTTCTTCCGGTACGCGACACGGGCCGACTGGAGCGAGCCGCACTACGAGCGGATGCTCACCGACAATGCGCTCCTGCTCTCCGTCGCCGCCGACCTGGCGAGCGAGCCTGCACGATCCGACGCGGTCGTCCCGGTCGCGCGCGGGCTCATCGCCTTCCTCACCGGGCGCATGCGCGTGCCCTCTGGCGGCTTCGCGAGCGCGCAGGACTCGGAGAGCGTCATCGACGGCATGCGCAGCGAGGGCGGGTACTACCTGCGCGACGCCGCCGGCCGAGCCGACCTCGAGCCGCCCGCGCTCGACGCCAAGGTGCTCACCGGATGGAACGGCCTCGCGATCGGGGCACTGGCGCACGCGGGCCAGGTGCTCGCCGACGAGGCCGCACAGCGCACTGCGCGCGGCGCGGCCGACCTGCTGCTCGAACAGCACGTTCGCGCGGACGGCACGCTCGTCCGCGCGTCGCTCGACGGCGTCGCGTCGCCGGCACGCGCCACGCTCGAGGACACCGGCATGTTCGCCGGCGGACTCGTGCAGCTCGCGACGGCGACCGGCGAGGTGTCCTACGCGGTCGCCGCGCGCGCGCTCATCGACGCCGCGGCATCCGACGACGACGGCGTCCCCACCGGCGAGGGCCAGTCGTCGCCGTTCCGCGCTCCGGGCGGCGCGGATCCCGTGCTCGTCGCCCGCGGCCTCGCGATGCCCGAGGACCCCGCCGAGGGCGCGACGCCGGCAGGAGCCACCGCGTGTGCGGACGCGGCCTGGCGGCTGTACGCCCTCGGGGCCGGCGACCGGTACCGCGAGCTGGCCGAGCGCGCCATGCGTGCGGTCGCGGGCATCGCGGTCGAGCGGCCGATCGCGTTCGGCGGTGCCCTCGAGCTCATGGCGCGCATGGCCGCACCGCTCGTGCAGCTCGTGACGGTCGTGCCCGACGGTGAACGCGGCGGCGGGGGCGGTGCCGACGAGGATCCACTCGTCCACGCGACGCGCGGCCACGCGGCATCCGTCTCGACCGTCGTCACCGAGGGTGAGGCCCGAGCGTTCGCCGCCGCGGGATTCGAGCTCTTCGAGGGCCGGACGGCACGAGGCGCGCGCCCTGCCGCATACCGCTGCCATGAGTTCGTGTGCGCGCTTCCCGTCGGAACCGCCGACGAGCTCGCGGCGCTCGTCACGGACGCCTGA
- a CDS encoding L-serine ammonia-lyase codes for MTAFVSALDLFSIGIGPSSSHTVGPMRAARAFVEELADDGRLDAVRRVTCSLYGSLGATGLGHGTPDAVVAGLGGLVPHDCDPDDVRGAWTRLGTAGAEIRLAGRHAIMMTQSDVSLEPRTRLPGHPNAMTLQAWGDDDALPIAEETYYSVGGGFIRREGDTPEQAEALRHPLPYSTAAELLDLCDAHGVNFCDVAWRNEVAVHGEEGIVAGLDAIWAAMAECVEHGLRTEGMLPGRLGVKRRASEVRRRLEEYDRDDAARTPLGRDTSTEWLHAFALAVNEENASGGRVVTAPTNGAAGILPAVGHYYLRFVPGADQAGIRRFLLTAAAIASLVKKNASISGAEGGCQAEVGSACAMAAGALCAVLGGTPRQIENAAEIAMEHHLGLTCDPVAGLVQVPCIERNAIAASTAVSAARLALHGDGTHVVSLDTVIETMRQTGLDMMTKYKETSEGGLAVNVIEC; via the coding sequence GTGACAGCGTTCGTCTCAGCCCTCGATCTCTTCTCGATCGGGATCGGGCCCTCCAGTTCCCACACGGTGGGGCCGATGCGGGCAGCCCGAGCGTTCGTCGAGGAGCTGGCCGACGACGGACGGCTCGACGCGGTCCGCCGCGTCACCTGCTCGCTCTACGGCTCGCTGGGCGCCACCGGCCTCGGCCACGGCACGCCCGACGCCGTCGTCGCGGGCCTCGGGGGCCTGGTGCCCCACGACTGCGACCCCGACGACGTCCGCGGGGCGTGGACGCGGCTCGGCACGGCGGGCGCCGAGATCCGGCTCGCCGGCCGTCACGCCATCATGATGACCCAGTCCGACGTCAGCCTCGAGCCGCGGACCCGGCTGCCCGGCCACCCCAACGCGATGACGCTGCAGGCCTGGGGCGACGACGACGCCCTTCCGATCGCCGAGGAGACCTACTACTCGGTCGGCGGCGGGTTCATCCGCCGCGAGGGCGACACCCCCGAGCAGGCCGAGGCGCTGCGCCATCCGCTCCCTTACTCGACGGCCGCCGAGCTGCTCGACCTCTGCGACGCCCACGGCGTCAACTTCTGCGACGTCGCCTGGCGCAACGAGGTCGCCGTGCACGGCGAGGAGGGCATCGTCGCCGGCCTCGACGCGATCTGGGCCGCGATGGCCGAGTGCGTCGAGCACGGCCTGCGCACCGAGGGCATGCTGCCCGGCCGGCTCGGCGTCAAGCGCCGTGCCTCCGAGGTGCGCCGCCGGCTCGAGGAGTACGACCGCGACGACGCCGCGCGCACGCCGCTGGGGCGCGACACGTCGACCGAGTGGCTCCACGCATTCGCGCTCGCCGTGAACGAAGAGAATGCGTCGGGCGGCCGCGTCGTCACCGCGCCGACCAACGGCGCCGCCGGGATCCTCCCCGCGGTGGGCCACTACTACCTGCGGTTCGTGCCGGGTGCCGACCAGGCGGGCATCCGACGATTCCTCCTCACCGCCGCAGCGATCGCGAGCCTCGTGAAGAAGAACGCGTCGATCTCGGGCGCCGAGGGCGGCTGCCAGGCCGAGGTCGGCTCCGCGTGCGCGATGGCGGCGGGCGCCCTGTGCGCCGTGCTCGGCGGCACGCCGCGCCAGATCGAGAACGCCGCCGAGATCGCCATGGAGCACCACCTCGGCCTCACGTGCGATCCGGTCGCCGGACTCGTGCAGGTGCCCTGCATCGAGCGCAATGCGATCGCCGCGTCCACCGCGGTGTCGGCCGCGCGGCTCGCTCTCCACGGCGACGGCACGCACGTGGTCTCGCTCGACACCGTGATCGAGACCATGCGGCAGACGGGCCTCGACATGATGACGAAGTACAAGGAGACCAGCGAGGGCGGCCTCGCCGTCAACGTCATCGAGTGCTGA
- a CDS encoding rhodanese-like domain-containing protein — MTTTTPAPAPATSSLFDHVAVPSEAVRHFRARLDFETDVSDVAAALAASEPGFVLVDTRSEAAWLAGRIPGAVHLPGRRIADEAEARFPAGTRVVVYCWGPGCNGATRAALAFATLGYPVKEMLGGFEYWAREGFEVERDAGRERRPVDTLTNVAADAPPIECAC; from the coding sequence ATGACGACGACGACCCCCGCACCCGCTCCCGCGACTTCCTCGCTCTTCGACCACGTTGCCGTCCCCTCGGAGGCGGTGCGCCACTTCCGGGCCCGGCTCGACTTCGAGACCGACGTCTCCGACGTGGCCGCCGCGCTCGCCGCTTCCGAACCGGGCTTCGTGCTCGTCGACACGCGCAGCGAGGCGGCGTGGCTCGCCGGCCGGATCCCCGGCGCCGTGCACCTGCCCGGGCGGAGGATCGCCGATGAGGCGGAGGCGCGGTTCCCGGCCGGGACGCGCGTCGTGGTCTACTGCTGGGGGCCGGGATGCAACGGCGCGACGCGCGCCGCGCTCGCGTTCGCGACCCTCGGGTACCCGGTCAAGGAGATGCTCGGCGGCTTCGAGTACTGGGCGCGCGAGGGCTTCGAGGTCGAGCGCGACGCGGGCCGTGAACGGCGACCGGTCGACACCCTCACGAACGTCGCCGCCGACGCGCCCCCGATCGAGTGCGCCTGCTGA
- a CDS encoding ABC transporter permease, with protein MTTATAPMATTTHFFGDTAVLTGRSLRHITRSLDTIITTAIMPIAFMLLFVFVFGGAIDTGSDTQYVDYLLPGILLITVASGVSYTAYRLFLDMQGGIFERFQSMPIARSSVLWAHVLTSLVANLVSLAIVVGVAFIMGFRTGADVLAWLAVAGIMVLFTLALTWLAVIPGLTAKSVDGASAFSYPLIFLPFISSAFVPTESMPGPVRVFAEYQPVTAIVDAIRALFTGQPVGADIWIAMAWLVGILVIAYAFAMLAYRRKIS; from the coding sequence ATGACCACCGCAACCGCACCGATGGCCACGACCACGCATTTCTTCGGCGACACCGCCGTGCTCACGGGCCGATCCCTGCGGCACATCACCCGCAGCCTCGACACGATCATCACGACCGCGATCATGCCGATCGCCTTCATGCTGCTGTTCGTGTTCGTCTTCGGCGGGGCGATCGACACCGGCTCGGACACGCAGTACGTGGACTACCTGCTGCCCGGCATCCTGCTCATCACGGTCGCCTCGGGCGTGTCCTACACGGCCTACCGGCTGTTCCTGGACATGCAGGGCGGCATCTTCGAGCGGTTCCAGTCGATGCCGATCGCCCGCTCGAGCGTGCTGTGGGCGCACGTGCTGACCTCGCTCGTCGCGAACCTCGTGTCGCTCGCGATCGTCGTCGGGGTCGCGTTCATCATGGGCTTCCGCACCGGCGCCGACGTGCTGGCCTGGCTCGCCGTCGCGGGGATCATGGTGCTGTTCACGCTGGCGCTGACGTGGCTCGCCGTCATCCCGGGCCTCACCGCGAAGTCGGTGGACGGCGCGAGCGCGTTCTCGTATCCGCTCATCTTCCTGCCGTTCATCAGCTCGGCCTTCGTGCCGACCGAGAGCATGCCGGGCCCGGTCCGCGTCTTCGCCGAGTACCAGCCCGTCACCGCCATCGTCGACGCGATCCGCGCGCTGTTCACCGGCCAGCCGGTCGGCGCCGACATCTGGATCGCCATGGCATGGTTGGTCGGCATCCTGGTCATCGCGTACGCCTTCGCGATGCTCGCCTACCGCCGCAAGATCTCCTAG
- the pnuC gene encoding nicotinamide riboside transporter PnuC yields MNPIEWLFDAQLVIGDQVILWREIVGNAFGLASAVGGMRRKVWAWPVGIVGNVLLFTVFLGAVFDTPNPVNLLGQAGRQLMFIAVSIYGWVQWSRNRRLGREHAAVTPRWASGRERLLLVVVLIGGTLVLTPIFRMLGSFEPVWADAWIFVGSLLATWGMARGWTEFWLIWVAVDIVGVPLLVSAGYYASALLYLFYGVFTIIGFITWVRVQRRADAATAPAVG; encoded by the coding sequence GTGAACCCGATCGAGTGGCTGTTCGACGCGCAACTGGTGATCGGCGACCAGGTGATCCTGTGGCGCGAGATCGTCGGCAACGCGTTCGGCCTCGCGTCGGCGGTGGGCGGCATGCGGCGCAAGGTGTGGGCGTGGCCGGTCGGCATCGTCGGCAACGTGCTGCTGTTCACGGTCTTCCTCGGCGCCGTGTTCGACACCCCCAACCCGGTGAACCTGCTCGGCCAGGCCGGCCGGCAGCTCATGTTCATCGCCGTGTCGATCTACGGCTGGGTGCAGTGGTCGCGCAACCGCCGCCTGGGTCGCGAGCACGCCGCCGTCACGCCGCGCTGGGCGTCGGGGCGCGAGCGCCTGCTGCTCGTGGTCGTGCTCATCGGGGGCACGCTCGTGCTCACCCCGATCTTCCGCATGCTGGGCTCGTTCGAGCCGGTCTGGGCGGACGCGTGGATCTTCGTCGGCTCGCTGCTGGCGACGTGGGGCATGGCCCGCGGCTGGACCGAGTTCTGGCTGATCTGGGTGGCCGTCGACATCGTCGGCGTGCCGCTGCTCGTGAGCGCCGGCTACTACGCGTCGGCGCTGTTGTACCTGTTCTACGGCGTCTTCACGATCATCGGCTTCATCACCTGGGTGCGCGTGCAGCGACGAGCGGATGCCGCGACCGCACCGGCCGTGGGCTGA